One stretch of Sylvia atricapilla isolate bSylAtr1 chromosome 4, bSylAtr1.pri, whole genome shotgun sequence DNA includes these proteins:
- the ZNF518B gene encoding zinc finger protein 518B translates to MQLKKMREILPRLYPGQINDKNNSITTSPKQSDDKTNPSKGADDQNYCYQGTEAENNKLSLISCIKCRNVQKISMQDIEKHKKLEWTEDKSFICKKCSHIKPPAFDFVPEGANAADYEKHERKIPSKTQKTFKVKNFLPGKYYCDKCRFSTKDPLQYKKHVGQHEEIKFLCSHCSYVSYTKGEFQRHLVKHTGTFPYQCEYCEYGAVRHDYIVKHTRRVHETPRKRLSNALMSHKRKKQRQSTLCKKQKYNKIPFQNELPNFSSNMVCEIPSKATKTVCSSQNVECSINTSSVQDKTILEPSEMSVCESQSVEVEVYSPKTEPLQPGMPLTVIAPSELVVPSNCLAQIVELKIVNGAQQLVLKLIPVKEAAYKPVNCAEEELETQGIERSTEVKKTSVCQNELLTMEVNVNKLSSVSKQLNLDSSYDKNSECFCSSDSQLSDCSSLSIQREDTSKLCFHLVKGIDVHSGVLEVCSPSLVMNTTEKKNDLKSSKGKVDGKNSLHGDLYCQEEGEDMYRAKYASVSEGKSSKNVLVEASQEGKIFSAFHKEKDTLSVKRVDKERRSLPVSSTEAHLAGNGFDKKCITSSEAGKNFHVTKTPGFEDRAFHLSKVKRTETISQRSSHLLESLELQKMENKGSPFEGPVISSVFSLSSGAENVPEDVRWDCTTRRKKSATLLCRKIAQLMSSAEPNMKSMPLRCQASSKKLLLPEGSSASCEGAVCAAEVEQPAMLSEVHSGRSVISSEEHSEDQLLTFARTSKNRVTKNSHVATPVFIPKGTMLRVLSATSSQSSYGMENRSETSAPVHRNEMFLPRPVPVSVSETLSSNFPCLPNQTEPSAESQTISLRQRPKREASAKDNSKQTGVPFQKSSDVSKQSKPYSRSQLGPKNKAKQASFRELPKRKTRGQSEATSSSDMSYLLTARRLRLVPLKTNQLIRCPRRNQPVVVLNHPDVDSPEIINVMKTINKYKGQVLKVVLSERTSSCLGVKRYRKRLTLQNAETGNQAKKQSMLKMKLKKTHKNNYQVVETSPAEALQCLFKCWFCGRVYMDQEEWISHGQRHLIEATKGWDVLSLRAKKH, encoded by the coding sequence ATGCAGTtgaaaaaaatgagggaaatttTACCAAGATTGTACCCTGGCcaaattaatgataaaaataattctataaCTACATCCCCAAAGCAATCTGATGATAAAACAAATCCGTCAAAAGGGGCAGATGACCAAAACTACTGTTACCAAGGAACTGAGGCTGAGAACAATAAATTGTCACTGATAAGCTgtataaaatgcagaaatgttcAGAAGATTTCAATGCAAGATATAGAAAAGCATAAGAAGCTTGAGTGGACTGAAGACAAAAGTTTCATCTGCAAGAAGTGCAGTCATATTAAACCACCAGCCTTCGATTTTGTTCCCGAGGGTGCCAATGCTGCAGACtatgaaaaacatgaaagaaagatcCCAAGtaaaacccagaaaacattcaaagtaaaaaattttTTGCCAGGTAAATACTACTGTgataaatgcagattttcaaCAAAGGATCCTTTACAGTATAAAAAGCATGTGGGGCAACATGAAGAAATTAAGTTTCTTTGTTCCCACTGTAGTTATGTATCCTACACCAAAGGAGAATTCCAGAGACATTTGGTGAAACACACTGGAACCTTTCCATATCAGTGTGAGTACTGTGAATATGGTGCTGTTAGACATGACTATATAGTTAAACATACAAGAAGAGTCCATGAAACACCCAGAAAACGGCTGTCAAATGCTCTCATGAGCCACAAGCGAAAGAAGCAGAGGCAAAGCACTTTAtgtaaaaagcagaaatacaataaaattcctttccaaaatgaacttccaaatttttcttcaaatatggTTTGTGAGATTCCAAGTAAAGCAACTAAAACAGTCTGCTCGTCTCAAAATGTAGAGTGTAGCATAAACACATCATCAGTCCAGGATAAGACAATATTGGAGCCATCTGAAATGAGTGTATGTGAGAGTCAAAGTGTGGAGGTTGAGGTTTATTCTCCAAAAACAGAGCCTTTACAACCTGGGATGCCTTTAACAGTAATTGCACCGTCTGAACTTGTAGTTCCTTCCAACTGTTTAGCTCAGATAGTAGAGCTTAAAATAGTGAACGGAGCGCAACAACTGGTTCTTAAACTAATTCCTGTGAAAGAAGCAGCTTACAAACCTGTGAACTGTGCTGAAGAGGAACTTGAGACTCAAGGTATAGAACGATccacagaagtaaaaaaaacatCTGTGTGTCAAAATGAATTACTAACTATGGAAGTGAATGTAAACAAATTATCCAGTGTTAGTAAACAGCTTAATTTGGATAGTTCGTATGACAAGAATTCTGaatgtttttgttcttctgaTTCTCAACTCTCAGACTGTAGCTCTCTATCTATACAGAGGGAAGATACATCAAAATTATGCTTTCATTTGGTGAAAGGTATTGATGTCCATTCAGGTGTTCTAGAAGTTTGTTCTCCATCTCTGGTAATGaacactactgaaaaaaaaaatgatcttAAATCCTCAAAGGGGAAAGTAGATGGAAAAAACAGCTTGCACGGTGATCTGTATTGTCAGGAAGAAGGTGAAGATATGTACCGTGCAAAATATGCTTCTGTTTCTGAAGGTAAAAGTTCCAAAAATGTTTTGGTAGAAGCTTCTCAGGAGGGCaaaattttttctgctttccataaAGAAAAGGATACATTGTCTGTGAAGAGGGTTGACAAAGAACGTAGGAGTCTACCAGTCAGCTCTACTGAAGCACATTTAGCTGGAAACGGTTTTgataaaaaatgtattacatcttctgaagcaggaaaaaactTCCACGTTACTAAAACTCCAGGTTTTGAGGATAGAGCTTTTCACTTGAGTAAAGTAAAGAGAACTGAAACCATAAGTCAAAGGAGTAGTCATCTTCTGGAATCACTAGAACTacagaagatggaaaataaaggcAGTCCTTTTGAAGGACCTGTTATttcatctgtattttctcttaGCTCTGGGGCTGAAAATGTTCCAGAGGATGTCAGATGGGATTGCACAACACGCAGGAAGAAATCAGCAACATTGCTGTGTAGAAAGATTGCTCAGCTCATGTCTTCTGCTGAACCTAACATGAAATCCATGCCCTTGAGATGTCAGGCTTCCAGTAAAAAGTTGCTTTTGCCTGAAGGAAGTTCAGCAAGCTGTGAGGGAGCTGTTTGTGCCGCTGAAGTGGAACAACCTGCAATGTTGTCTGAAGTGCATAGTGGAAGAAGTGTGATTAGTAGTGAAGAACACAGTGAAGATCAGCTCTTGACATTTGCAAGAACTTCTAAAAATAGGGTAACTAAAAATTCCCATGTTGCTACCCCAGTATTTATCCCCAAAGGGACGATGCTGAGAGTGCTGAGTGCTACTAGTAGTCAAAGCTCATATGGAATGGAAAACAGGAGTGAAACATCAGCTCCTGTGCATCGCAATGAAATGTTTCTGCCTCGCCCTGTCCCTGTCAGTGTTTCTGAGACACTTAGCAGTAATTTCCCATGTTTGCCTAATCAGACCGAACCAAGTGCTGAGTCCCAAACTATATCACTCAGGCAAAGACCAAAGCGAGAGGCAAGTGCTAAAGATAACAGCAAGCAAACTGGTGTACCctttcagaaaagcagtgaTGTGAGCAAGCAAAGCAAGCCCTATTCAAGAAGTCAGCTAGGTCCCAAAAATAAGGCAAAACAAGCAAGCTTCAGAGAACTTCCtaagaggaaaacaagaggTCAATCAGAAGCCACTTCAAGTTCTGATATGTCCTACCTGTTGACAGCACGACGTCTTCGACTTGTTCCTCTGAAAACGAATCAGTTGATAAGATGCCCTCGTCGTAATCAGCCAGTTGTGGTACTAAACCATCCTGATGTCGATTCACCAGAGATAATTAATGTCATGAAGACTATCAACAAGTATAAAGGTCAAGTCCTGAAAGTAGTTCTGTCAGAAAGGACTAGTAGTTGTCTTGGTGTCAAGCGTTATCGAAAGCGTCTTACTCTTCAGAATGCTGAGACAGGAAACCAAGCGAAAAAGCAGAGTATGCTAAAAATGAAGCTAAAAAAGACCCACAAAAACAACTACCAAGTGGTGGAAACGTCACCAGCCGAAGCACTTCAGTGTCTATTTAAGTGTTGGTTTTGTGGAAGAGTATATATGGACCAAGAAGAATGGATAAGTCATGGACAGAGGCACTTAATAGAGGCAACCAAGGGTTGGGATGTTCTTTCCCTTCGAGCAAAAAAACATTGA